One Cydia pomonella isolate Wapato2018A chromosome 14, ilCydPomo1, whole genome shotgun sequence DNA segment encodes these proteins:
- the LOC133524834 gene encoding uncharacterized protein LOC133524834 produces MNALIVLILIHEAISTDNSLYHHTHNSGITNGYSCLGDCVNNGCIYDWWGHTDTCTVSQVPSPVFKTIKGTNCYSNCGGFNAEPFAWCATLVDNSISWDYCTRYEARTATKRTQTDNYLYICTDDCSKRGETYNWCHTHNSWEKCDPEHVVLVFNYPTEKSNDECISRCVLYKGDYKCYDKNKEWKKCYLNPDKSLILFEFGQNINRALQYFGVLDESGYEQCSESEYRKKRAINSQWPYIESVRDLVAEFESGFPTMVPNDGGPVQSYTVLPIPVPGQDDIIIPLAIRAVITRNHIRPPGTRGNIPSTVTRNIAMMNPYTSRLDGNNDERAHLLAAVLGGAMEPYNFIPQPRSFNRGRGSRWYFLEGLIARFLREPGRAGRYVDWQMALAYDVYSARPNRPLSVSLSVRMYEADGTLNVTSGVYENLYFSNNPLWTCRVFFSGSG; encoded by the coding sequence ATGAACGCATTAATTGTTCTCATTTTAATTCATGAAGCTATCTCTACTGATAACAGTCTTTATCACCACACACACAATTCAGGAATAACCAATGGCTACTCTTGCCTAGGAGATTGCGTGAACAATGGATGCATCTACGACTGGTGGGGCCACACAGATACTTGCACTGTAAGCCAAGTTCCATCTCCAGTCTTCAAAACGATCAAAGGAACCAACTGCTACAGCAATTGTGGAGGTTTCAACGCTGAGCCCTTCGCGTGGTGTGCTACCTTAGTAGACAATTCTATCAGTTGGGATTACTGTACTAGATATGAAGCAAGAACTGCCACTAAGCGAACCCAGACGGATAACTACTTGTACATATGTACTGATGATTGTAGCAAACGGGGAGAAACTTACAACTGGTGTCATACCCATAATTCCTGGGAGAAATGCGACCCAGAACATGTGGTACTAGTTTTCAACTATCCTACAGAAAAATCCAATGATGAATGCATTTCAAGATGCGTGTTGTACAAAGGTGATTATAAGTGTTACGACAAGAATAAAGAGTGGAAAAAATGCTATTTAAATCCAGATAAAAGTCTAATATTGTTTGAGTTTGGTCAAAACATTAACAGAGCTTTGCAGTACTTTGGAGTTTTGGATGAATCTGGATATGAACAATGTTCTGAGTCGGAATATAGAAAGAAGCGGGCGATAAATTCACAATGGCCTTATATAGAGAGTGTAAGAGATTTGGTAGCAGAGTTTGAATCCGGGTTTCCGACTATGGTTCCTAATGACGGGGGGCCAGTCCAGTCATATACAGTGCTACCGATTCCTGTTCCTGGTCAAGATGATATCATAATACCTTTGGCTATACGAGCTGTGATTACCAGGAATCATATCCGGCCGCCTGGTACCCGAGGGAACATTCCATCTACCGTCACAAGGAATATCGCAATGATGAATCCTTACACGTCACGGCTAGATGGCAACAATGACGAGCGAGCGCATCTCTTGGCGGCTGTACTTGGTGGAGCCATGGAGCCATATAACTTTATTCCACAACCTAGGTCTTTCAATCGTGGTCGTGGTTCTAGATGGTATTTTCTAGAAGGTCTCATCGCTCGGTTTCTTAGAGAACCAGGCCGAGCTGGACGGTATGTAGACTGGCAGATGGCTCTTGCATATGACGTGTACTCAGCTCGTCCGAATCGGCCATTATCAGTTTCTCTGAGCGTGAGGATGTATGAAGCGGACGGTACGCTAAACGTCACATCAGGGGTATATGAAAACTTGTATTTTTCTAATAATCCCTTGTGGACTTGTCGCGTCTTCTTTTCTGGAAGTGGATAG